In a genomic window of Streptomyces sp. SJL17-4:
- a CDS encoding gamma-glutamylcyclotransferase, protein MSLYAAFAGNLDARLMSRRAPHSPLRGTGWLNGWRLTFGGEQMGWDGALATIVEAPRSQVFVALYDIAPMDEDSMDRWEGVGLDIYRRMRVRVHTLDGEEPAWVYVLNAYEGGLPSARYLGEVADAAESAGAPHDYVMELRKRPC, encoded by the coding sequence GCCGGCAACCTCGACGCGCGGCTGATGAGCCGCCGCGCACCGCATTCCCCGCTGCGCGGCACCGGCTGGCTCAACGGCTGGCGGCTCACCTTCGGCGGCGAGCAGATGGGCTGGGACGGTGCGCTGGCCACCATCGTGGAGGCCCCGCGCTCCCAGGTCTTCGTGGCGCTGTACGACATCGCGCCGATGGACGAGGACTCCATGGACCGCTGGGAGGGCGTCGGGCTCGACATCTACCGCCGGATGCGGGTCCGGGTGCACACCCTGGACGGCGAGGAGCCGGCCTGGGTGTACGTGCTCAACGCGTACGAGGGCGGACTGCCGTCGGCGCGGTACCTGGGCGAGGTCGCCGACGCGGCCGAGTCGGCGGGCGCGCCGCACGACTACGTGATGGAGTTGCGCAAGCGTCCCTGCTGA
- a CDS encoding purine-nucleoside phosphorylase: MNATATPYEAAEAAAARLRELTGVENHDVALVMGSGWAPAVDALGAPEAEFPVTDLPGFPPPAVEGHGGKIRSYKIGEKRALVFLGRTHFYEGRGVASVAHGVRTAVAAGCKTVILTNGCGGLREGMRPGQPVLISDHLNLTAASPIVGANFVDLTDLYSPRLRALCKEVDETLEEGVYVQFPGPHYETPAEINMVRVLGGDLVGMSTVLEAIAAREAGAEVLGISLVTNLAAGLSGEPLNHEEVLQAGRDSAARMGELLTRVLDRI, encoded by the coding sequence GTGAACGCAACTGCCACCCCGTACGAGGCCGCCGAGGCCGCTGCCGCACGTCTTCGCGAGCTGACCGGAGTCGAGAACCACGACGTCGCCCTGGTCATGGGCTCGGGCTGGGCGCCCGCCGTCGACGCCCTCGGTGCCCCCGAGGCCGAGTTCCCGGTGACCGACCTGCCCGGCTTCCCGCCGCCCGCCGTCGAGGGCCACGGCGGAAAGATCCGCTCGTACAAGATCGGCGAGAAGCGCGCCCTCGTCTTCCTCGGCCGCACCCACTTCTACGAGGGCCGCGGTGTCGCCTCCGTCGCCCACGGCGTCCGCACCGCCGTCGCCGCCGGCTGCAAGACGGTCATCCTGACCAACGGCTGCGGCGGCCTGCGCGAGGGCATGCGCCCCGGCCAGCCGGTCCTCATCAGCGACCACCTCAACCTGACGGCCGCCTCCCCGATCGTCGGCGCGAACTTCGTCGACCTCACCGACCTGTACTCGCCGCGGCTGCGCGCGCTGTGCAAGGAGGTCGACGAGACGCTGGAGGAGGGCGTGTACGTCCAGTTCCCCGGCCCGCACTACGAGACCCCGGCCGAGATCAACATGGTCCGCGTGCTCGGCGGTGACCTCGTCGGCATGTCCACGGTCCTGGAGGCGATCGCGGCCCGCGAGGCCGGCGCCGAGGTCCTGGGCATCTCGCTGGTCACCAACCTGGCGGCGGGGCTCTCGGGCGAGCCGCTGAACCACGAGGAGGTCCTCCAGGCGGGGCGGGACTCGGCGGCGCGGATGGGTGAGCTGCTGACGCGGGT